The Phoenix dactylifera cultivar Barhee BC4 chromosome 12, palm_55x_up_171113_PBpolish2nd_filt_p, whole genome shotgun sequence genome includes the window AATTTTGAAGTTGAACAAATAGAATGCCTATAGCATAGTCAATATTTGTACTATAACAATGGCACGCAAGATAGCATGAATGAACcaacaaaaaattgaaaatctgCTACTAAAGCAAACAATTCTTTGGAGATAAGAATGGAAAACCGAACATTCAAAAGCATGTCAGAACAAATGAAGCATCAAAAGTAACCATTAATGTAGAGCATTGGGGGAATTAAAGAAAATACCAGGTTGAGACACAAGGACTTCAAATGACACAAATTTCATTCCATCCCGGCTAACTTGTTTCGCAATAATGAATTTCGGTTTTCCTGCCAAATATGcccaaaagaaaaagtatgattGCTAAGGAAAAGTCACCTCAATCACAACAGCAATCATCTTTGATCACGTTTACTCCATAAAAGATATAAATAAAGATGTCACAAGCAAAACAAAAAATAGTCCGCATTTACCTATCatgatcttaatctacatatatattttggccaaaattcataaagattctttcttatcaatcaaagaTCTGATTGCCATCAAGTACTCAgccttgacaaagaagatatGAATGATGATGACACGGTCAAAATGGAAAAAATGCTCCACTTCTAACCATTCTAGATTTTACTCTATATATGTTTCATAAAGGTTTTCTGTTACCCAATCAAAGAAGCACTGACATCAATCAGCCAGCCTTGAGCAAAAAATATCTTGTCTACACAAAGCTGCTTTTGTGAATCAAGATATGATCCACCAAATTTTAGAAAGTTTTGTTACCAGCTCTCAACCTGACATCAACCCTCTATGAATCTGTGATGAGTTCAAAACTGGGGTACCTTTGGGCAACAAAAATATTTGTCACGCAACCAAGTGAAGGCAACATAACAGCAGATGCCAGATAGTGAAATCTACCATGCTAGTTATGCAATTTAAGCTCATGCAAGCGATAAGAAACCCTAGATTCCTTTAAACTTGGAGAGATGTcaaaccaaaaataaagaggcaaGATTTGATATGGGAACTGAATAAATTTCTAATAAACAAATTAAACAAGCCAACAGACCAAATTCAGATTCAGCCAACAATAATAACTCATTTAGTAAAATTAAACTAAAAATATCTAAAACCATGACCTACCAAGTATGCTTCCCTTACAGACACATCACCCCCATAATCCAACAAAGCATGAGTGATTTAtagaattattaagcacttaacAGAATGTACGGATTTATACTATGGTAAGAATGAATTACTTTTGACACAATAAAATGATATATATCAATTCATAGTAGATCAAGAACTCGTCAAAGATATACTTCGAATAAAAATTACACAAAGTTCAATTTATTCAATATTCTAGTTACAGAGATCTGTAATCAAAAGGCATAAGGCATTTAAgcaagagagagacagagagagggagagagaaagctcACCTGCTCAAGAACCCTAGCTGAGCTCTTCTCCACAAGCCTCGCCAAGCCCTCCAGCTTGAGCAGCATCTTCGTATACAAGTCCTCCAACTCGGAGGTGTACTCTGCCGCCCCTGGCCCCACCAGCCGCTCCAATCTCTCTAGGCCGAATCCCTCCGCAGAGGACTCCAGCAGCCGCAGCTCCCTCTCCGCCTCCCGGAGGCTCTCCCCTTTCttgctccccctctctctctccccctcctcgaTGCCCCTCGGCCAGCACGGCATCCACGGGAACGCCGACGCCGGCGAGAAGGAGCTGTACTGCCCCCGGAAGGCAGGGCCTACGTTGATGACGTCCAGCGATCTCGGCTCGAGGGCGCCGCTGCCAGCGGCCGTCGACCGGAACACGAAGGCCCGGTACTCGTGGGTGTGGACCGCGTGGTTCGGAGATGGCGAGGAGGCGAGGAGGAGGAAGATGCAGGGCTTCGGAGGGAGATCGGGATGGGCAGAGCCGGGGCGGTcgtctagggttagggttgggtatttggagag containing:
- the LOC103708924 gene encoding uncharacterized protein LOC103708924; translation: MADDAVVEKISISGPTLASIIHRFTSSPGDVDGLLFGHVARLPPPDLHDDDPSAATSAAASQSPLSATVTGIFCSGSPMGFYDALGRLDLPALRRAFAAADHRPPGFALLGWFSGRRRSPVHPSMREFAVSFSLSKYPTLTLDDRPGSAHPDLPPKPCIFLLLASSPSPNHAVHTHEYRAFVFRSTAAGSGALEPRSLDVINVGPAFRGQYSSFSPASAFPWMPCWPRGIEEGERERGSKKGESLREAERELRLLESSAEGFGLERLERLVGPGAAEYTSELEDLYTKMLLKLEGLARLVEKSSARVLEQENRNSLLRNKLAGME